The following are encoded in a window of Flavobacteriales bacterium genomic DNA:
- the gatA gene encoding Asp-tRNA(Asn)/Glu-tRNA(Gln) amidotransferase subunit GatA gives MADTLSDARAKLAQGATVVAATEQALAKAREAGELNAFLELFAGSAMEQASQVDARVRAGSAGPLAGLVIALKDNICYKGHRVGAASRILEGFTSLYSATAVERLLAADAVIIGRTNCDEFAMGSSNENSAYGPVLNPLDKSMVPGGSSGGSAVAVAAGIAHAALGSDTGGSIRQPASFTGTVGFKPTYGRISRHGLIAFASSFDQIGPFTRDVPTAAALYVTMAGRDPKDSTTSRRPVERVTLEHPGKLRIGYFREGLQRAGMDPEVVAHLQDRIDRLKAEGHTVEPVEVPLLDHQVPTYYILATAEASSNLARFDGIHYGHRSTRAQGVDETYRLSRTEGFGAEVKRRILLGTFVLSAGYYDAYYAQAQRVRRILRDRTLAACKTYDLLMGPTCPGTAFAQGAVKDPVAMYLQDIFTVQANLTGTPAVSMPTGTHSNGLPFGIQLMAAPFEEAKLLAAAHHLFA, from the coding sequence ATGGCCGACACCCTGAGCGATGCCCGCGCCAAGCTGGCGCAGGGCGCCACCGTGGTGGCCGCCACGGAACAGGCGCTTGCCAAAGCCCGCGAGGCCGGAGAATTGAACGCATTCCTGGAACTCTTCGCTGGCAGCGCCATGGAACAGGCCTCCCAGGTTGACGCTCGGGTTCGGGCGGGTTCCGCAGGGCCCTTGGCGGGTCTTGTCATCGCGCTGAAAGACAACATCTGTTACAAGGGCCACCGGGTCGGCGCAGCCTCGCGCATCCTGGAAGGCTTCACCAGCCTGTACAGCGCCACCGCCGTGGAACGCCTGCTCGCCGCCGACGCGGTGATCATCGGCCGAACCAATTGCGACGAGTTCGCCATGGGCAGCAGCAACGAGAACAGCGCCTACGGCCCGGTGTTGAACCCGCTCGATAAGAGCATGGTGCCCGGCGGCAGCAGCGGCGGTTCGGCCGTGGCCGTGGCGGCAGGCATCGCTCATGCCGCCCTCGGCAGCGATACCGGGGGCTCCATCCGACAGCCCGCCTCCTTCACCGGCACCGTGGGTTTCAAGCCCACCTATGGCCGGATCAGCCGCCATGGCCTCATCGCCTTCGCCAGCAGCTTCGACCAGATCGGTCCCTTTACGCGTGATGTGCCCACCGCCGCCGCCTTGTACGTGACCATGGCGGGGCGGGACCCGAAGGACAGCACCACCAGCCGCAGGCCCGTGGAGCGGGTGACTTTGGAACATCCGGGCAAGCTGCGCATCGGCTACTTCCGCGAAGGGCTCCAGCGGGCCGGCATGGACCCCGAGGTCGTGGCGCACTTGCAGGACAGGATCGACCGGCTGAAGGCGGAAGGCCACACCGTGGAGCCGGTGGAAGTGCCACTGCTGGACCACCAGGTGCCCACCTACTACATCCTGGCCACGGCCGAAGCGAGCAGCAACCTGGCCCGCTTCGATGGCATCCACTACGGCCACCGCAGCACCAGGGCCCAAGGCGTGGACGAGACCTACCGGCTCAGCCGCACCGAAGGCTTCGGAGCCGAGGTAAAGCGCCGGATCCTCCTGGGCACCTTCGTGCTCAGCGCCGGCTACTACGATGCCTACTATGCCCAGGCCCAACGCGTTCGCCGCATCCTGCGCGATCGCACACTGGCCGCTTGCAAGACCTACGACCTGCTGATGGGCCCCACCTGCCCTGGCACCGCTTTCGCCCAAGGCGCGGTAAAGGATCCCGTGGCCATGTACCTGCAGGACATCTTCACCGTGCAGGCCAACCTCACCGGCACGCCCGCGGTCAGCATGCCCACCGGAACGCACAGCAACGGGCTGCCCTTCGGCATCCAGTTGATGGCGGCGCCCTTTGAGGAGGCGAAGCTGCTCGCCGCCGCGCACCACCTGTTCGCTTGA
- a CDS encoding twin-arginine translocase TatA/TatE family subunit, with protein sequence MTSLPLSILLGWVGPWQIILIVLVVLLLFGGKKIPELMRGLGQGMKEFKDASKDAKGEPKKEDGK encoded by the coding sequence ATGACCTCACTTCCACTTTCCATCCTGCTCGGCTGGGTGGGCCCCTGGCAGATCATCCTCATCGTGCTGGTGGTGCTGCTCCTTTTCGGCGGCAAGAAGATCCCCGAACTCATGCGCGGGCTGGGCCAGGGCATGAAGGAGTTCAAGGACGCCAGCAAGGACGCCAAGGGGGAGCCCAAGAAGGAGGACGGGAAGTAA
- a CDS encoding peptidoglycan DD-metalloendopeptidase family protein produces MRPALVLVFCVLSALAFPQNRKELEKKREALDKQIRTTTALIEQARKEQRVTQEQLALLESQIRAREQLISTMNGELRRIDGRIAEDEQMVASLNADLEALKEEYARMLLFAYRNRSAYDRLSYVFAAADFQQAFRRSRYLNQIAEGRKRQAALIDETREAIEARLASLKEQRAEKDRLLGQQQSEKQRLAGDRNVRQSALTGLQKEEGRLRETQRRQEQQRKELNDAIRKAIEAELKPKPGSGAAAGGKLDISLTPEAKELNADFEKNKGKLPWPVEKGVITSGFGKQNHPVLPGIIIENNGVDITTEKGANVRAVFRGEVTSVIVMPGAGKAVIIGHGVYRSVYSNLREVSVTKGQKVDTKQVIGTVLTDDDGSKAHLEIWKVTPDGLVKVDPAHWLFR; encoded by the coding sequence ATGCGCCCCGCATTGGTGCTTGTGTTCTGCGTGCTCTCAGCGCTGGCGTTCCCGCAGAACCGCAAGGAACTGGAGAAGAAGCGCGAAGCGCTCGACAAGCAGATCCGCACCACCACGGCGCTGATCGAACAGGCACGCAAGGAACAACGCGTGACACAGGAACAACTGGCCCTGCTGGAAAGCCAGATCCGCGCGCGTGAACAACTCATCTCCACCATGAACGGCGAACTCCGCCGGATCGATGGGCGCATCGCCGAGGACGAGCAGATGGTCGCCTCACTCAACGCCGATCTGGAAGCCCTGAAGGAGGAGTATGCGCGCATGCTGCTCTTCGCCTACCGCAACCGAAGCGCATACGACCGCCTCAGCTACGTCTTCGCCGCCGCGGATTTCCAACAGGCCTTCCGGCGCAGCCGCTATCTGAACCAGATCGCCGAAGGGCGGAAGCGCCAGGCCGCCCTGATCGATGAGACCCGCGAGGCCATCGAAGCACGGCTGGCCTCGTTGAAGGAACAGCGCGCCGAAAAGGACCGTCTGCTGGGGCAGCAGCAAAGCGAGAAACAACGGCTCGCAGGCGACCGCAACGTGCGGCAGAGCGCGCTGACCGGGTTGCAGAAGGAGGAGGGCCGGCTGCGCGAGACCCAGCGGCGACAGGAGCAGCAACGCAAAGAACTGAACGACGCCATCCGCAAGGCCATAGAGGCCGAACTGAAACCCAAGCCGGGCAGTGGTGCCGCAGCCGGCGGCAAACTGGATATCAGCCTCACGCCCGAGGCCAAGGAGCTCAATGCCGATTTCGAGAAGAACAAGGGCAAGTTGCCCTGGCCGGTGGAAAAGGGCGTGATCACCAGTGGCTTCGGCAAACAGAACCACCCGGTGCTCCCCGGCATCATCATCGAGAACAATGGCGTGGACATCACCACCGAGAAGGGCGCGAATGTGCGGGCCGTGTTCCGCGGCGAGGTCACCAGCGTGATCGTGATGCCCGGCGCCGGCAAGGCGGTCATCATCGGCCATGGTGTGTACCGCAGTGTGTACAGCAACCTGCGCGAGGTGAGCGTGACCAAGGGCCAGAAGGTGGACACCAAGCAGGTGATCGGCACGGTGCTCACCGATGACGATGGAAGCAAGGCCCACCTGGAGATCTGGAAGGTGACCCCGGATGGTCTGGTGAAGGTGGATCCGGCCCATTGGCTCTTCCGCTGA